A genome region from Haloarcula rubripromontorii includes the following:
- a CDS encoding dihydrofolate reductase has product MTTIPDTELVLVVAADENNVIGLDGGVPWHYPEDVRQYKARIAGHPIILGRRTFESMKPIPDCYTVVLTSDDSRSANSETVEYATTPQIAVEAAARAGNTEAFAGDSAGTGDSPPITYVIGGEAVYDLFLPFASRVFLSRIHERNEGDRYFPDMGSEWTELSRESYDGFDVIEYKQASPRPLDDL; this is encoded by the coding sequence ATGACGACGATACCCGACACCGAACTGGTCCTCGTGGTCGCCGCCGACGAGAACAACGTCATCGGCCTGGATGGTGGTGTCCCCTGGCACTACCCGGAGGACGTGCGTCAGTACAAGGCCCGCATCGCCGGCCACCCTATCATCCTCGGCCGGCGGACGTTTGAGTCGATGAAGCCTATTCCGGACTGCTACACCGTCGTCCTGACCAGCGACGACAGCCGGAGTGCCAATTCGGAGACAGTCGAGTACGCCACGACGCCTCAGATCGCTGTCGAAGCCGCCGCCCGCGCCGGTAACACCGAGGCGTTCGCCGGTGACAGCGCGGGCACAGGCGACTCGCCGCCTATCACTTACGTCATCGGCGGCGAGGCGGTGTACGACCTGTTTCTCCCGTTCGCTAGCCGGGTTTTCCTCAGCCGCATCCACGAACGCAACGAGGGCGACCGGTATTTCCCGGATATGGGTTCAGAGTGGACAGAACTGTCCCGAGAGTCGTACGACGGGTTCGATGTCATCGAGTACAAGCAGGCGTCGCCACGGCCGCTTGACGACCTATGA
- the tfe gene encoding transcription factor E, translated as MAFEELLEDPVIQKYLHELVGPKGMPVAAAPPDGEVTDEELAEELGLELNDVRRALFILYENDLATYRRLRDEDSGWLTYLWTFQYEKIPEQLQEEMHRLLDGLEERREYERENEFYLCEHCGIRFEFGEAMEFGFECPECGNQVETMENTRLVTAMENRIEELRDELNADVDVEA; from the coding sequence ATGGCTTTTGAGGAACTCTTGGAGGACCCCGTCATACAGAAGTACCTCCACGAGCTGGTCGGACCGAAAGGGATGCCGGTCGCCGCCGCGCCGCCGGACGGCGAAGTGACCGACGAGGAACTGGCCGAAGAGCTCGGGCTCGAACTGAACGACGTGCGCAGAGCGCTGTTTATTCTCTACGAGAACGACCTCGCGACCTATCGTCGACTCCGGGACGAGGATTCCGGATGGCTCACGTACCTCTGGACGTTCCAGTACGAGAAGATCCCCGAACAACTGCAAGAGGAGATGCACCGCCTGCTTGACGGCCTCGAAGAGCGCCGCGAGTACGAGCGGGAAAACGAGTTTTACCTCTGTGAGCACTGTGGCATCCGCTTCGAATTCGGCGAGGCGATGGAGTTCGGCTTCGAGTGCCCCGAATGTGGCAATCAGGTCGAGACGATGGAGAACACTCGTCTCGTCACCGCGATGGAGAACCGCATCGAGGAGCTCAGAGACGAACTGAACGCCGACGTGGACGTGGAAGCCTGA
- a CDS encoding DUF2110 family protein encodes MVVLGTKVYVAGDARDRTLDGLRSMVGNELGDLDVEYDIGLRDDEFPSVTVDGPDETVARNLLREEFGELVADHEEGETYVGTLDSWDEDGFVLDVGFGQTVRIPAEQLGLGQGTPTQIRKRFGLVQHLPLRFVAGDPPRLADEERDRLYEWTRGNGRINANSVTRSEARATVNRAGHAQDIVTVERIGLLEQSIICNPDTDPPGLLADIGQYMPSELLAIVP; translated from the coding sequence ATGGTCGTTCTCGGTACAAAAGTGTACGTCGCCGGCGACGCCCGGGACCGTACGCTCGACGGACTGCGCTCGATGGTCGGCAACGAACTCGGCGACCTCGATGTGGAGTACGACATCGGCCTCCGGGACGACGAGTTCCCGTCGGTGACCGTCGACGGCCCCGACGAGACCGTGGCACGGAACCTCCTCCGCGAGGAGTTCGGCGAGCTGGTCGCCGACCACGAAGAGGGAGAGACGTATGTTGGCACGCTCGACAGCTGGGACGAGGACGGCTTCGTTCTCGATGTCGGATTCGGCCAGACGGTCCGGATTCCGGCCGAGCAGCTCGGTCTCGGGCAGGGGACGCCGACACAGATACGTAAGCGCTTCGGGCTGGTCCAGCACCTCCCGCTCCGGTTCGTCGCCGGCGACCCGCCGCGGCTGGCCGACGAGGAGCGGGACCGGCTCTACGAGTGGACCCGCGGCAACGGCCGCATCAACGCAAACAGCGTCACCCGCTCGGAGGCGCGTGCGACTGTCAACCGCGCCGGCCACGCACAGGATATCGTCACTGTCGAACGTATCGGCCTGTTGGAACAGAGCATCATCTGCAACCCGGACACTGACCCGCCGGGACTGCTCGCCGATATCGGGCAGTACATGCCGTCGGAGCTACTGGCAATCGTGCCCTGA
- a CDS encoding DUF5803 family protein, which yields MKRRHLLLVAVLALVALSGCTGFFGSEEVDPERLNENASYDWNTAADGTIVIEESKYTAVYAVENETTFDVYTVDGLGRERSVPISALRFRYPNGTVVSANESSLSASETRQRTTISFPGNVSGKVGYSVGRTGKRFASPTLGGEGSYTVVLPPNTGAGIPFLSRISPGGYESETVDGQQVIRWDEVSSDQIIVRYYLDRDLWLFGGLSAIAIVIGVVGTLYYYRQLQAVIRRRKEAGIDLEEEDGDDDPRDRGPPPGMR from the coding sequence ATGAAACGCCGCCACCTCCTGTTGGTCGCCGTGCTCGCACTGGTCGCCCTCTCGGGCTGTACCGGCTTCTTCGGCTCCGAAGAGGTCGACCCGGAGCGGCTGAACGAGAACGCGAGCTACGACTGGAACACCGCTGCTGACGGGACCATCGTCATCGAGGAGTCGAAATACACAGCCGTCTACGCCGTCGAAAACGAGACGACGTTCGACGTGTACACCGTCGACGGCCTCGGGCGCGAGCGGAGCGTCCCTATCAGCGCGCTCCGGTTCAGATATCCCAACGGGACGGTCGTTAGCGCAAACGAATCTTCGCTGAGTGCCTCGGAGACTCGCCAGCGAACCACTATCTCCTTCCCGGGGAACGTCTCCGGAAAAGTGGGGTACTCAGTTGGGCGGACCGGCAAGCGCTTCGCCTCTCCGACACTCGGCGGGGAGGGCTCGTACACGGTCGTGCTCCCGCCCAACACGGGGGCCGGGATACCGTTCCTTTCGCGGATCAGCCCCGGCGGCTACGAGTCCGAGACCGTCGACGGCCAGCAGGTCATCCGCTGGGACGAGGTGAGCTCCGATCAGATTATCGTCCGGTATTACCTCGACCGTGACCTGTGGCTGTTCGGCGGCCTGTCGGCCATCGCCATCGTCATCGGCGTGGTGGGAACGCTGTACTACTACCGACAGCTACAGGCGGTGATTCGCCGACGCAAGGAGGCCGGTATCGACCTCGAAGAAGAGGACGGCGACGACGACCCGCGGGACCGCGGTCCGCCGCCAGGAATGCGCTGA